DNA sequence from the Rhizobium lusitanum genome:
TTTCGCGAGAATCCCGCGGACTGCTCGAAAACGCGGGCGGGGTTCCAAAGGTTAGATTGCGCCCAGATTTTCGGACGGCCTGCCCGATTTCCGCACTCGCCCATATGCTGATTTTCTGTCCCACTCGCCCATTTCAGCAAGCTCAGAGCGCGAGATAGGCGACTACTCAGCCGCCAGAGCCGGATCGCCCGCGTAGGATTCCACATGCTCGGCGATGCGCTTCATGAACAGGGTGATGGCGGCAGCCACATCGTCAAAATCCGAACGCTTCTCCAGCGTCGTTTCATCGACATAGAGCGAGCGATTGACCTCGATCTGGAGGGCATGCAGCCCACGGGAGGGGCGGCCGTAGTGCTCGGTGATGAAGCCACCAGCATAAGGCTTGTTGCGCACGGCGTTGAAGCCGAGCTCCTCGAGAATCTGCATGGCGGCACGCGAAAGCTCCGCCGAGGCGCTGGTGCCATAACGGTCGCCAAGGATGAAATCGGGCCGCATATTGCTGCCGGCAATACGGATATTGCCCGGCATGGAATGGCAATCGACCAGCACGCCGAAGCCGAATTGAACGTGAGTACGGGCAATCAGTCGCCGCAGGGTCGCGTGATAGGGCTTGTAGATCGTATCGATACGCCTGAGCGCTTCTTCGACCGGCACGCGCCGGGCATAAATTTCCATGTTTTCCGCGACGATTCGCGGGATCGTACCGAGGCCGCCGGCGACCCGTAGCGAATTGACGTTGGCATAAGGCGGCAATGCCCCGTCGAACATGCGTGGATCGAGCTCATAGGGCTCGCGATTGACGTCGATATAGGCGCGGGGGAAATTGGCAAGCAGCAGGGGCGCACCGAGATCGCTCGCCGCCGAAAACAGCTCATCGACATAATGGTCTTCCGAGCGGCGGATGGCGATGCCCTGCAGGCGGGACTGGGCGATGAAATCGGGCGGATAGATGCGACCACTATGGGGCGAGCTATAGACAAAGGGAATTGTCTGGGAGACGGGCTCCAATACCTCGAAAATCTCGAAATTACGCATCTCTGCGGACATCAACATCTTTACCGTGTCTACAACCTGTCGCAATATCCATGTTGCCAGCTGCACGCCCGCAAGTCCATACTAACTTTAGCAAAATGGCCTTAATCCAACGCTGTGAAACCGACGAACCCTGAAGCCAGATACCGGTCCACACGAGGCTGGCGCTGGGTGCAACCATGCGGCTGCGAACGTGGATGATTATATCCCGTCCAACCATTCACAGCTTGTTTACGGCCAGCGGCTACCTTACACGCTGGACAAGTCCAACAAGACAACAGTTGATTAGCGAAACAGATGATGACCCAGAAGATACTTCTTGCCGAAGATGACAACGACATGCGTCGCTTCCTTGTGAAGGCACTGGAAAAGGCCGGCTACAAGGTCATGTCCTTTGACAACGGAGCAAGCGCCTATGACCGGCTGCGCGAAGAGCCTTTTTCGTTGCTCCTGACCGATATCGTCATGCCGGAAATGGACGGCATCGAACTGGCGCGCCGCGCCACCGAGCTCGATCCCGACCTGAAAGTGATGTTCATCACCGGCTTTGCCGCCGTTGCGCTGAACCCTGATTCGAAGGCGCCGAAGGATGCGAAGGTACTTTCCAAGCCCTTCCACCTGCGCGAACTCGTCGACGAAGTGAACAAACTCCTTGCCGCATAAGGCTTGCCGCGCACAGCGTCATAAAATTGAAAAAAGCCTATTGACGGCTCCCAAGGTTTTATGATCTATGCGCCGCCATCGGATGGGCGTGTAGCTCAGCGGGAGAGCACTACGTTGACATCGTAGGGGTCACAGGTTCGATCCCTGTCACGCCCACCATCCGGTTCCCCTGCACATGCAGGCGTTTGCGAGGTTGACGACATAACCCGCAATTCCTTTCTTTATTTTTTGCCCAAACTGTGCCCACGAAATCGCTTCTTGGCGTTGGGCATGGCGTCGGGATGATGGTGTCCATACACGTCACGAATCGTTTTCTCTGACGTGCCGGTGAAGCCCGCGACCTCCCATATCGGAATGCCGCGCTGCATCGCCCAGGTGATGTATGTATGCTTGAGAACGTGCGGCGTTACATAGTCGTCTAGTCCAGCAAGATCGCGCGCCCGCTCGAAGCCTTTCCGCTCCTTCTGGATCAGCCGTCCGTGATATTCGACAGGACCATTCATCGTTAGACCACGCCAACGCTGAAGGTGAGGCACCAAGTTTTCTGCGATGGGAACGGCAGGACGGCGCTTGTTTGTTTCCTTCTGCCCCTGCCCGCGCCGATACATGACCCCGCCGGGAAGATCGAACCAGCCGCCCTTCGTATTGGCCTTCCAACGCATGGCAAGTATGGCCTCGTGTCTCGTGGCCGTGTAGAGGCCGATCAGGATGAAACGCGCGACATGATAGGAAGGGCGGAACATTCGCCCCCATTTGACCGGCTGGCGCGTTTTCACGTCATAAGCGGTCGCAGTGAAGCCGAGAGCGCCGCCGATCAATGCTGCTGCCTCTGAACGCGTTAGCCAGCGCTGCCGCGCCTCCGCCTTTTCCGGAAAGGTTAAATCAATATCCACGGAAAGTTTTTTCTCTTTCCGGCAAAAGCGCAAAGCAGCCTGTAGTGTTTCAAGTTCGCGCCGAGCGGTTGTCGCTTGCACCTTTCGACGCCCCACCTTTCCGGCAACCCTTGCCGCCCAATATTGGCGGCACGCTGAAGCGTCTAACCAGTCACACATGCGCTCCCCGAAAAATTCGAGGAGGGGAGTCATGTGGTAGCCAACAAGCTCTGGATGCGCGTGGTTTATCGCCTTTTCCTTGCCGTAGTATGCCAGCACATCAGCAATCGAAACTTCATGCGGCTCACCCGTGCGCCACTCTGGCTTGTGCTTTGCCGTCAGGTAGTCTGCGAGGGTTTTCTCAGCGCCTGCGCGATCAAGCTCGCCGCATCCTGTGCTGATTTCAGGCTGTCCGCTGTCGAGGATGACCCAAATTGACGGCCTCCCCTTTCGGCGACGAAGGTAGAGGCGCGGCCCCTTGGATTTTCTCGGCATTTCGCCCTCATATCTGCAATGTCGTTGAGCGTGACGAAGATTTTCCCGGCAATCATCTCGTACGCGAGATTACCCCGGCGAATTTCTCGCTGGAGACTACTCTTGGTGATTGAACCATCGGGAAAAGCCCACTTCGCCGCCTCGGCTGGCCGTAGCGGCGCATCCGGGTTTGGACGGGCGTCCATCTACGCGGCCTCCCCGAATGAAAAGGATTGCAGCAGATCCAGCGCATGGTCCGACGCCATGCCGCTCAAATACTTGCTGTTCAAAAACAGATTTGTCTTTTGCTGGATATCTTCCAGTGAGACACAGGGCCAGGAAGCAAGCGCCAGCAGAGCTTCATCTTCCGCGTCCGCTTGAGGCGTGTCGTAGGGAACGAAGCCATCACGGCCAGTTGCGATCCAGGCATCATATGCCGCCTGCCATGCGGCGATGCAGTCTTCCAGATCGGTCGCCTTCTTGATGGTGGCGGCATGACGCATTTCTCTAGAGAGTCTCAGCAGTTCTCCGGAAAGCTCGATCGCCAGACGGTCGGCACGAGTTGCGCGCTCGACCATGTCGTTCGTCATAAAATCGATGTGTCTGAGTTCGCGTTCATCGATATGATAATACTCATTGGCCCAAGCCGCATTGGTATTATCGCTTGCTTTCCGGCCCGGAAAAAGAATGCCAATTATATGGTTTGTCGCAATCTCGGCGGCGCAACGCACATCCTGCGTTTCACCGGTCAGCCAGTCGAGACGGCTGGCGAGTTTGGAGAGACGGTCGAGGGCGCTTGCGCTGTCGATGTTTTCTGTAGTACATTTTGTCTGCATATTATGCACCTTTCGTAGAGGTTGAAGCCGACGCGGGTTCCTAGGCCGTAGCGTCGGCTTTTTTCGTTTCTCCCTGTGAAGCTTCCAATCCAAGTTGAATGAGCTGGCGGATGACTTCTGCGCGCGTGCGTATGCGCTTCTTGAAGCTCCATTCATCGATTGCTTCCAATGCGGATTTCTCAAGCATGAACGCGACGCGTTCCGTTTTCATGTTGGACACGATAATCACCGTCAAAAAATCAGACCAATCAGCGCCTTTTGTGCCGATTTTTGTTTATTGACCAACCTGCGAGGTTAGGTCAATACATGGTTGTGCTTTTTGTGCCGATTTTTTGGGATTGGGCTACTATGGTAAAGCCGCGAGAAAACCGCGTTCCGATAATGATGTCGGATGAAGAGTTGAAGCTTGTGGATGATTGGCGCTTTAAGAACCGAGTTGCGACTAGGTCTGAGGCGGTCCGCCGGCTTCTCCAAATCGGTACGATCTTCGACAATAACAAAATTGATGTGGGTACCAGCCTAGTTGATCTCCACGCCAAGACGAGAGTCTTGACCGAGAAAATCTCAGTAATTGGAAATCAAGAAAACATCACCTCGGCGGAAGGTGATGTTTTGGTCGCGGCGACCGAAGTGGTAATGAGCTACGCTATCATAGCGTCCGTAATTAAGAATATAACCAGCATCGCTAACAATTTCAGCGTTGAGGGGGATTTGGCCGAGATCATCACGGAAGCC
Encoded proteins:
- a CDS encoding N-formylglutamate amidohydrolase; this encodes MSAEMRNFEIFEVLEPVSQTIPFVYSSPHSGRIYPPDFIAQSRLQGIAIRRSEDHYVDELFSAASDLGAPLLLANFPRAYIDVNREPYELDPRMFDGALPPYANVNSLRVAGGLGTIPRIVAENMEIYARRVPVEEALRRIDTIYKPYHATLRRLIARTHVQFGFGVLVDCHSMPGNIRIAGSNMRPDFILGDRYGTSASAELSRAAMQILEELGFNAVRNKPYAGGFITEHYGRPSRGLHALQIEVNRSLYVDETTLEKRSDFDDVAAAITLFMKRIAEHVESYAGDPALAAE
- the cpdR1 gene encoding response regulator CpdR1, with protein sequence MTQKILLAEDDNDMRRFLVKALEKAGYKVMSFDNGASAYDRLREEPFSLLLTDIVMPEMDGIELARRATELDPDLKVMFITGFAAVALNPDSKAPKDAKVLSKPFHLRELVDEVNKLLAA
- a CDS encoding site-specific integrase — encoded protein: MPRKSKGPRLYLRRRKGRPSIWVILDSGQPEISTGCGELDRAGAEKTLADYLTAKHKPEWRTGEPHEVSIADVLAYYGKEKAINHAHPELVGYHMTPLLEFFGERMCDWLDASACRQYWAARVAGKVGRRKVQATTARRELETLQAALRFCRKEKKLSVDIDLTFPEKAEARQRWLTRSEAAALIGGALGFTATAYDVKTRQPVKWGRMFRPSYHVARFILIGLYTATRHEAILAMRWKANTKGGWFDLPGGVMYRRGQGQKETNKRRPAVPIAENLVPHLQRWRGLTMNGPVEYHGRLIQKERKGFERARDLAGLDDYVTPHVLKHTYITWAMQRGIPIWEVAGFTGTSEKTIRDVYGHHHPDAMPNAKKRFRGHSLGKK